In Methanosarcina barkeri MS, a single window of DNA contains:
- a CDS encoding ATP-grasp domain-containing protein yields MLILDYPYVSKLLKNTAAELQIPVLKNEMAAGLKTEKKLNLLEEDEFIKLIKEKGECALYSNSENSIGWISENLGFTGLPEKIELFKNKVKFRELLERLYPELYFKSVKFEELDKIRVEEIKKPFIIKPAVGFFSLGVHKVSTNEEWDSVLKSIKAEVEEIKKLYPEQVLNMENFIIEGNIEGEEFAVDAYFNREGKPVVLDIFKHIFSSENDVSDRVYFTSKKIIETYREAIEDLLKEIGNLAGLRNFPLHLELRISQDRRIQPIELNPMRFAGLCVTDIAYFAYGINTYRYFLEQLEPDWNKILADKEGKSFCFIMLNKSEDLNLKDVKAFDYEKLLSDFEKPLELRKADYETRGYFGYMFTETRDSSWSEIERILKSDLREYITFKEAASASSVLKNNVQK; encoded by the coding sequence ATGTTAATCCTCGATTACCCTTACGTCTCCAAATTACTAAAAAATACTGCTGCAGAATTACAGATTCCTGTTTTAAAAAATGAAATGGCAGCCGGACTGAAGACTGAAAAAAAGCTAAACCTTCTTGAAGAAGATGAATTTATCAAATTAATAAAAGAAAAAGGTGAATGTGCCCTTTATTCCAATTCCGAAAACTCAATTGGCTGGATTTCGGAAAATCTTGGATTTACAGGGCTGCCTGAGAAAATCGAGCTCTTCAAAAACAAAGTTAAGTTCAGAGAGCTGCTGGAAAGGCTCTACCCGGAATTATATTTTAAGAGTGTTAAATTTGAAGAACTGGACAAAATCCGGGTTGAAGAAATCAAAAAACCGTTCATTATAAAGCCTGCCGTGGGATTTTTCAGCCTTGGGGTTCATAAGGTTTCCACCAACGAAGAATGGGATTCGGTCCTGAAGTCTATAAAGGCTGAGGTTGAAGAGATCAAAAAGCTCTATCCGGAGCAGGTCCTGAATATGGAGAATTTCATTATCGAAGGAAATATCGAAGGGGAAGAGTTTGCAGTTGACGCTTATTTCAACCGCGAAGGAAAGCCGGTAGTCCTCGATATCTTTAAACATATCTTTTCTTCGGAAAACGATGTCAGTGACAGGGTATATTTTACTTCGAAAAAGATTATAGAAACCTACAGGGAAGCCATTGAAGATCTTTTAAAGGAAATCGGAAATCTGGCCGGGCTCAGGAATTTTCCCCTTCATCTGGAACTTCGAATATCGCAGGACAGGCGGATCCAGCCTATTGAACTGAACCCGATGCGCTTTGCCGGCCTGTGCGTTACTGATATTGCATATTTTGCATATGGGATTAACACTTACAGGTATTTTCTGGAACAGCTTGAGCCGGACTGGAATAAAATTCTTGCAGACAAAGAAGGAAAAAGCTTCTGCTTTATTATGCTGAACAAATCGGAAGACCTCAATTTGAAGGACGTAAAAGCTTTTGATTACGAAAAACTGCTTTCAGACTTTGAAAAGCCTCTTGAACTCAGAAAAGCGGATTACGAAACACGCGGCTACTTCGGGTACATGTTTACCGAAACCAGAGACAGTAGCTGGAGCGAGATTGAAAGGATTCTGAAATCGGACTTGAGGGAATATATCACTTTCAAAGAAGCAGCGTCTGCAAGTTCTGTGCTCAAAAATAATGTTCAAAAATAA
- a CDS encoding outer membrane lipoprotein-sorting protein produces MGIILNDTNVSLLGVEKLDNRETYLLNTNPKETGKSAAQYYTKVWVDKETWMPLKYEMYDSSGNLTAKVEIWDLKVNSGIPDSEFVFNIPDGAEIKTTG; encoded by the coding sequence ATAGGAATTATCCTCAATGATACGAATGTCTCCTTACTTGGAGTTGAGAAGCTTGACAATAGGGAAACGTATCTGCTGAATACAAATCCTAAAGAAACCGGAAAAAGTGCTGCACAATACTACACGAAAGTCTGGGTAGATAAAGAAACATGGATGCCTCTTAAGTACGAGATGTATGATAGTAGCGGAAACCTGACAGCAAAAGTTGAAATATGGGACCTTAAGGTTAATTCAGGAATTCCAGATTCTGAATTTGTTTTCAATATTCCTGATGGCGCTGAAATAAAAACAACAGGTTAA
- a CDS encoding tetratricopeptide repeat protein: MDVEELIKTADELRHMGKYEEALNNYDTALDTLETCSNSLENEQKALALIGKGLALWNLKRCDDALSTLNESIEILSTLNKSIEIDSKLTKAWNTKGLVLRNLKRYDEALDAFDKSINIDQDNAFSWNGRGLVLLNLQKYTDAIEAYKTALSKNAIKEKPDNKELTFSLNGKGVAFASLGKFDESVEAFNESIKLDSKSAFALSGKATVYYSIGKLEEALNLFKDSLKFDPISSFAWNGKGLVLLSLKQFDIAIESFKKSISFDCDFIPAYNNLTELYLDIGDLKNASSTLDDVLFKDTINDSTLFLKGRVELEKQKYDTAIHYFKEAISLSTGSPLILIWEVYAKYLKAEVSFDLNDKKYQDLILSCIRDLEKISTSIKDLAKTSTYISLNGTTECLNLKRYEKMRKKLLMSTQSFLVKRKRNSCVIG, translated from the coding sequence ATGGATGTTGAAGAGCTGATCAAAACAGCTGATGAATTACGTCATATGGGAAAATATGAGGAAGCCTTAAATAACTATGACACAGCCCTAGACACTCTCGAAACATGCTCTAACTCCTTAGAAAATGAACAAAAAGCTCTTGCATTGATTGGTAAAGGTCTTGCTCTTTGGAATCTAAAAAGATGTGATGATGCCTTAAGCACATTAAATGAATCTATTGAAATCTTAAGTACATTAAATAAATCTATTGAAATCGATTCAAAATTAACTAAAGCGTGGAATACCAAAGGTCTTGTACTCCGTAATCTAAAAAGATATGATGAAGCCTTAGATGCTTTTGATAAATCAATTAATATTGACCAAGATAATGCTTTTTCATGGAATGGCAGAGGCCTTGTTTTATTAAACCTTCAGAAATATACTGATGCTATTGAAGCTTACAAAACTGCACTCAGTAAGAATGCAATCAAAGAAAAACCAGATAATAAAGAGCTTACTTTTTCGTTGAATGGGAAAGGTGTTGCTTTTGCAAGTTTGGGGAAATTTGATGAATCTGTAGAGGCTTTTAACGAGTCAATAAAGCTTGATTCAAAATCAGCTTTTGCGTTATCTGGTAAAGCTACTGTTTATTATAGTATTGGAAAACTTGAAGAAGCCTTGAATCTTTTTAAAGATTCTTTAAAGTTTGACCCAATTTCCAGCTTCGCATGGAATGGAAAAGGTCTAGTTCTTTTAAGTCTTAAGCAATTTGATATCGCTATAGAGTCGTTTAAGAAATCAATTTCTTTTGATTGCGACTTCATTCCTGCATATAATAACTTGACAGAACTTTATCTGGATATTGGTGACTTAAAAAATGCTAGTTCAACATTAGATGATGTTTTATTTAAAGATACTATAAATGATTCCACTTTGTTTTTAAAAGGAAGAGTTGAACTTGAAAAACAAAAGTATGATACTGCTATCCATTATTTTAAAGAAGCAATTTCATTGAGTACTGGTAGTCCATTAATCTTAATATGGGAAGTTTATGCCAAATACCTCAAAGCAGAAGTTAGCTTTGATCTCAACGATAAAAAGTATCAAGATTTAATTCTTTCATGCATAAGAGATCTCGAAAAAATAAGTACTTCCATAAAAGATCTCGCAAAAACGAGCACATATATTTCTTTAAACGGTACAACTGAGTGTTTAAACTTAAAAAGATACGAGAAAATGAGAAAAAAGTTGTTGATGAGCACACAATCCTTTTTAGTTAAACGTAAACGTAATTCATGCGTCATCGGTTAA
- a CDS encoding AI-2E family transporter, with amino-acid sequence MKKVVKMALALLIIVVLTVLIAYATLPYLNYIFGALILFVIFRSLYHFLIRKLKIRKQFAAILVIIISIFVVLVPLYFLLNTIIDEIEQLLVNQASILASIEAGGHFLTDSLLRLNIPINVFQSKIEEKAMELASQAVNYTSLFIVGSIQSISHQSIGLLIMYFLLYYLFTEEDSDFMRQVSVAVPFNEENTATLLDEFRRMVRTTLIASGAVALVQGGILTIVFVIFSIQGAFLWGFIAAILSFLPVVGAPLVWVPAIIVQFFQKDYTAAIAILAAGIFISVIDNFLRPIIQKRVGEIHPFLSLLGVVIGVSLFGLLGIVIGPLLLSYFVLTVQMFSREYLSGKE; translated from the coding sequence ATGAAAAAAGTTGTAAAGATGGCTCTGGCCCTTCTCATAATTGTTGTTCTGACTGTGCTTATCGCTTATGCCACACTTCCTTATTTAAATTATATTTTTGGAGCTTTGATCCTTTTCGTTATATTTCGTTCTTTATACCATTTTCTCATAAGAAAACTAAAGATTCGGAAGCAATTCGCAGCCATACTTGTAATAATAATTTCTATTTTTGTTGTACTGGTTCCTCTTTACTTTCTTTTGAATACAATCATCGACGAAATCGAACAGCTTTTAGTTAATCAGGCATCCATTCTCGCGTCTATTGAAGCTGGAGGTCACTTTTTAACTGATTCTCTCTTAAGGCTGAATATTCCTATAAATGTATTCCAGTCCAAAATTGAAGAAAAAGCAATGGAACTTGCTTCACAGGCCGTTAATTACACAAGCCTGTTCATTGTGGGGTCAATCCAGAGTATAAGCCATCAGTCCATCGGGCTATTGATAATGTACTTTCTGCTTTACTACCTCTTTACTGAAGAGGATTCGGATTTTATGCGCCAGGTCTCTGTTGCAGTTCCTTTCAATGAAGAAAATACAGCCACTCTTCTGGATGAGTTCCGGAGAATGGTTCGGACGACTCTTATCGCCAGCGGGGCAGTTGCTCTTGTCCAGGGTGGAATTCTAACTATAGTATTTGTTATCTTTAGTATCCAGGGAGCTTTCCTCTGGGGCTTCATTGCAGCAATTCTATCCTTTTTGCCTGTTGTCGGAGCGCCTTTAGTCTGGGTTCCTGCAATTATTGTCCAGTTTTTCCAGAAGGACTATACTGCAGCGATCGCTATACTTGCAGCTGGGATTTTTATAAGTGTTATTGACAATTTCCTCAGGCCCATTATCCAGAAAAGAGTTGGAGAAATCCATCCGTTTCTGTCTCTGCTTGGAGTTGTTATAGGAGTATCTCTTTTCGGACTGTTAGGAATCGTTATAGGTCCCCTCTTGCTTTCCTACTTCGTTCTGACAGTACAGATGTTTTCCAGAGAATACCTTTCTGGAAAGGAGTAA
- a CDS encoding IS4 family transposase: MSPCPPLTLEDSLREMFPEEWLRQTAKETGLIVRERKIDPVIIFWVLTLSFGVRLQRTLASLKREYETESQKTISDSSWYYRFTPELVEFLHQCVIHGMGELAKEPGRKLSKKLETFQDVVIQDSTIVRLHSSLADKFPAARSRTVAAGVKVGVMVSAVANGPRTVALYSEKTAEIKTLKIGPWIKDRILLVDLGFYKTQMFARVEENGGYFVSRIRKNIDPILVSIEEGLSKTKSKEFAGKPVSECIKQLSGKDIDAVVKIEFKRREYKGKQKQDEINVRLVAVYNDEDEKYHIYITNIQKDILNAKDIANLYEARWDIELLFKELKSKYSLDVLETKNVQVIEARIWTAILTLIVSRRIYSLVRKSTTHPEKMARYTQLRWSTIFAENASDLLTVILHRCGIQRTFETIMSVYESQALDPHVNRERFRDEWFE, from the coding sequence ATGTCTCCTTGTCCCCCACTTACTCTTGAAGACTCTCTTCGGGAAATGTTTCCCGAAGAGTGGTTAAGGCAAACTGCCAAAGAAACTGGTCTTATAGTACGTGAACGTAAAATTGACCCTGTCATTATCTTTTGGGTTTTAACTCTCAGTTTTGGTGTACGCTTACAGCGTACACTTGCCAGTTTGAAACGCGAATATGAAACTGAGTCACAAAAAACCATAAGCGATAGCAGCTGGTACTATCGTTTCACTCCAGAACTTGTTGAGTTTCTTCACCAGTGTGTAATTCATGGCATGGGAGAGCTTGCAAAAGAACCTGGTAGGAAACTTAGCAAGAAACTCGAAACCTTCCAAGATGTTGTCATTCAGGACAGCACAATTGTTCGTCTCCATTCCTCGTTAGCAGACAAGTTTCCTGCAGCAAGATCAAGAACAGTAGCTGCAGGAGTAAAAGTTGGAGTTATGGTAAGTGCAGTTGCTAACGGACCTAGAACCGTTGCTCTGTACTCTGAAAAAACAGCTGAAATAAAGACATTAAAAATAGGTCCCTGGATCAAAGACCGTATTCTCCTTGTTGATCTTGGTTTCTACAAAACTCAAATGTTTGCAAGAGTTGAAGAAAATGGGGGATATTTTGTCTCAAGGATTAGGAAGAATATAGACCCTATTCTTGTTTCTATTGAAGAGGGACTTTCTAAGACAAAAAGCAAAGAGTTCGCTGGAAAACCTGTTAGTGAATGTATTAAGCAACTTTCTGGAAAAGATATTGATGCAGTTGTAAAAATAGAATTCAAAAGAAGAGAGTATAAAGGCAAGCAAAAACAGGACGAGATAAATGTACGTCTTGTTGCCGTATATAACGATGAGGATGAAAAATACCACATTTACATCACAAATATTCAGAAAGATATTTTGAATGCAAAAGACATTGCAAACTTATATGAGGCAAGATGGGACATAGAACTGTTGTTTAAGGAATTGAAAAGCAAATACTCGCTGGACGTTCTTGAAACAAAGAATGTGCAGGTAATTGAAGCTCGAATCTGGACAGCAATATTGACACTAATCGTTAGCAGAAGAATATATTCTCTTGTAAGAAAATCAACAACTCATCCTGAAAAAATGGCTAGATATACGCAGTTACGTTGGAGTACAATATTTGCAGAGAATGCATCAGATTTATTGACAGTAATTCTGCATAGATGTGGAATTCAAAGAACTTTTGAAACGATAATGAGCGTATATGAAAGTCAAGCATTAGATCCTCATGTAAACAGAGAAAGGTTTAGAGATGAATGGTTTGAGTAA
- a CDS encoding MBL fold metallo-hydrolase, protein MQIEILGCESFGARSLACVVKTDDRTILIDPGVALARLRSGLLPHPIEVAAAFRIREKVLSAFGQATDVVISHFHGDHMPMRAEDPYQLPMEALPSLDGINFWCKGPEKISGLSSKRRRELLDFLGFPLPASEGVKSGNMEFSSPVPHGTGEKGFGTVMMTRICEGDEVFVHSSDIQLLDRKSVLKVLDWEPTIVFASGPPLYLSHRVPEAGKEASENALLLARHVDTLILDHHLLRSFEGYSWLKELAGMIESRVLCAAEFMGKTPELLEAQRKNLYEKAPVPSGWHEAYSKGKAGFEEFL, encoded by the coding sequence GTGCAGATAGAAATACTTGGGTGTGAGTCCTTTGGGGCAAGATCCCTTGCCTGCGTTGTAAAGACGGACGATAGAACGATCCTGATCGATCCCGGAGTTGCGCTTGCACGCTTACGTTCAGGCCTGCTTCCCCACCCAATAGAGGTTGCTGCTGCTTTCAGGATAAGAGAAAAAGTTCTTTCTGCATTTGGGCAGGCTACAGATGTTGTTATCAGCCATTTTCACGGTGACCACATGCCGATGAGGGCTGAAGATCCGTATCAGCTGCCGATGGAAGCTCTCCCTTCGCTTGACGGGATAAACTTCTGGTGTAAAGGTCCGGAAAAAATCTCAGGCTTGTCTTCAAAGCGGAGGCGTGAACTTTTGGATTTTCTAGGTTTTCCTCTTCCGGCTTCGGAAGGTGTGAAGTCTGGCAATATGGAGTTTTCTTCTCCTGTCCCTCATGGAACCGGGGAAAAAGGTTTTGGGACCGTAATGATGACCCGGATCTGTGAGGGTGATGAGGTTTTTGTCCATAGTTCTGACATCCAGCTTCTGGACAGGAAATCAGTTCTCAAAGTGCTTGACTGGGAACCCACAATTGTTTTTGCCTCAGGCCCTCCTCTTTATCTTTCGCACCGCGTTCCTGAAGCAGGAAAAGAGGCTTCAGAAAATGCTCTCCTTCTGGCCAGACATGTTGATACCCTGATTCTGGACCACCATCTACTCAGGTCTTTTGAAGGATACAGCTGGTTAAAAGAACTGGCTGGAATGATTGAAAGCCGGGTACTCTGTGCTGCAGAGTTTATGGGAAAGACCCCGGAGCTTCTTGAGGCTCAGAGGAAAAATCTTTATGAAAAAGCGCCCGTACCTTCAGGATGGCATGAAGCCTATTCAAAAGGTAAAGCAGGTTTTGAGGAATTTCTCTGA
- a CDS encoding SpoIIAA family protein: protein MIEIMQGLPGNVVAVNVSGEVTGDDYKNVLIPAVEDKIKKYGKVRILYHMDKELEWFTLNAMLEDAKVGILNITDFEKIAVVSDVDWMNVAVEIFKFIVPFPVRTYKNEELLEAETWISE, encoded by the coding sequence ATGATAGAGATCATGCAGGGTTTGCCGGGAAATGTCGTAGCAGTCAATGTAAGTGGAGAAGTAACTGGGGATGACTACAAAAATGTATTAATTCCTGCTGTTGAGGACAAAATCAAGAAGTATGGTAAGGTTCGTATTCTTTATCACATGGATAAGGAACTCGAGTGGTTTACCCTTAATGCCATGCTGGAAGATGCCAAAGTTGGCATACTGAACATTACAGACTTTGAAAAGATTGCAGTTGTTTCAGACGTGGACTGGATGAATGTTGCCGTTGAAATCTTTAAGTTTATTGTTCCTTTTCCGGTGAGAACCTATAAGAATGAAGAGCTTCTTGAAGCAGAAACATGGATCAGTGAATGA
- the dinB gene encoding DNA polymerase IV, with protein MPVSSLKINPPERRITFHADMDSFFASVEVRERPELKGMPVVVGSDPKGGSGRGVVSTCSYEARKYGIHSAMPISQAYRLCPDAVFLPVNMKLYVGVSAKIMELLKGFADRFQQVSVDEAYLVPGPEITNFKDAALYALRIKDEVQKQEGITCSVGVGPNKLIAKIASDFQKPDGLTIVRPEDVREFLFPLPVSKIPGIGEKTADTLKSMGLNRVEELANCDVQLLSGKFGKIGLRMKQLANGLDFREVREKESVKSISRHGTFAEDTSDPVKITGSLDLLAESVHSSLLKNRLLFKTVVLTVRFEDFSTYTRSKTIPIWTSDIFVIKRTAIQLLSEFIGNRKLRLVGIGVTKLRERDEKQTLITDF; from the coding sequence ATGCCTGTTTCCAGTTTGAAAATAAATCCTCCTGAAAGGCGAATTACCTTCCACGCGGATATGGACAGTTTCTTTGCGTCGGTTGAGGTCAGAGAGAGACCGGAATTGAAAGGAATGCCTGTAGTTGTGGGCTCTGACCCGAAAGGAGGTTCGGGAAGAGGAGTTGTGAGCACCTGCTCGTATGAAGCGCGGAAATACGGAATTCACTCCGCAATGCCCATATCACAGGCTTACAGGCTCTGTCCGGATGCGGTTTTTTTGCCTGTAAACATGAAACTCTACGTGGGCGTTTCGGCAAAAATAATGGAACTTTTGAAGGGATTTGCAGACAGGTTTCAGCAAGTCAGTGTGGATGAAGCCTATCTTGTGCCAGGACCCGAGATCACAAATTTTAAAGATGCCGCCCTTTACGCCCTCAGGATCAAGGACGAGGTACAGAAGCAGGAAGGAATTACCTGTTCAGTCGGAGTCGGTCCTAACAAATTAATCGCAAAAATCGCATCTGATTTCCAGAAGCCTGATGGGCTTACCATTGTCAGGCCCGAAGATGTAAGAGAATTTCTTTTTCCGCTGCCGGTCTCAAAAATTCCAGGAATAGGGGAAAAAACGGCTGATACACTGAAGTCAATGGGCTTAAACAGGGTAGAAGAACTTGCAAACTGTGATGTACAGCTTCTTTCTGGAAAGTTCGGAAAAATTGGACTTCGCATGAAGCAATTGGCAAACGGGCTTGATTTTAGGGAAGTTAGGGAAAAGGAAAGTGTAAAATCAATTAGCAGGCATGGAACTTTTGCTGAAGACACCAGTGACCCTGTAAAAATTACCGGGTCTCTTGACCTGCTCGCTGAAAGTGTACATAGTTCTCTTCTTAAAAACAGGCTTCTTTTCAAAACCGTAGTCCTCACTGTGCGTTTCGAGGATTTCTCTACCTATACACGCTCAAAAACCATCCCAATCTGGACTTCGGACATCTTTGTGATCAAAAGGACAGCCATACAGCTTCTCTCCGAATTTATAGGGAATCGAAAGCTCAGGTTAGTAGGCATAGGAGTCACCAAACTCCGCGAAAGGGATGAAAAGCAAACCCTGATAACAGACTTTTAA
- a CDS encoding VOC family protein encodes MKILQTLSRLYVNDLDSSLKFYEELLGSPAAMRFEIPQIVLELAQIENILLIAGYRNYPQ; translated from the coding sequence ATGAAAATCCTTCAAACCCTCTCCCGTCTCTATGTAAACGACCTCGACTCATCCCTCAAATTCTATGAAGAACTCCTTGGCTCCCCCGCAGCCATGCGCTTTGAAATCCCGCAAATCGTCCTGGAGCTGGCTCAGATAGAAAATATTTTGCTAATAGCCGGCTATAGGAATTATCCTCAATGA